A stretch of Lathyrus oleraceus cultivar Zhongwan6 chromosome 6, CAAS_Psat_ZW6_1.0, whole genome shotgun sequence DNA encodes these proteins:
- the LOC127093258 gene encoding uncharacterized protein LOC127093258 → MDDMKDQFLELRKELKTLRGKDLFGKSAAELCLVPNVKIPIKFKVPDFEKYKGNTCPLSHLVMYARKILTQTDNDQLLIHYFQDSLSGAALRWYMGLESLNIRSFNDLSEAFVKQYKYNVDMAPDRDQLRAMSQREKETFKEYAQRWRELAAQIVPPLEEKEMTKIFLKTLSSFYYERMIVSAPSDFTEMVNMGMRLEEGVREGRLTRDEGSSEKRYGSFAKKEGEAHAVSSHVKRRPYVKRKIARPVNNQHQVAHIAPVFREAQHYQQPLTQQYQQQQQRPQQQAYQPRNNNNNANTNYERKRVTFDPIPMTYVELYPSLIDKKLITPRDPPAVATNPQWWYKPELHCVYHSGAPGHDVENCYPLKTKVQDLVRSGILFFEDVGPNVKKNPLPEHGKSVNMVQDCPGKYKVKYVSHIRQSLVELHRLLCDYSHYEHDHDRCRVCSVNERGCRQVRRDVQEMLDEGVIEILQNRNVDEDAPEVNVISPVFRIPEPVVIKYDGSKQKAAPALTIKPAGPIPYSSEKAAPYRYNVVAVEDGKELPLPSSSVVNIADVSGLTRSGRVFSTPSKPQGEARGSVDANFVERPIGNVVSAPNPVLAVKPSSTLKTSASAGPSGNTKEDCDEMLRLIKRSEYNVVDQLLQTPSKISVLSLLLNSEPHREALQKVLDVAYVDHDVTIEQFDSIVANITACNNLSFCDADLPEEGRDHNLALHISMSCKDDAMSNVLVDTGSSLNVLPKTTLAKLSYQGPPMRQSGVVVKAFDGSHKTVI, encoded by the coding sequence atggatgatatgaaagaccaattccttgagcttcgcaaggaactgaagactttgagggggaaggacctctttggtaagagtgctgctgagttgtgccttgtgcccaacgtgaagattcctatcaaattcaaagtgcctgactttgagaagtataagggaaacacttgccctctcagtcatcttgtgatgtatgctcgcaagatattgacgcaaactgataatgatcaactgctcatccactatttccaggacagtctgtccggtgccgctctccggtggtacatgggtctggaaagtttgaacatccgctctttcaacgatcttagcgaggccttcgtcaagcaatataaatataatgtggatatggctcctgatagggaccagttgagggcgatgtctcagagagagaaggagaccttcaaagaatacgcccagagatggcgcgaattggcagctcagatagtgccacccctagaggagaaagagatgaccaagatcttcttgaagaccttgagctcattttactacgagagaatgatagtcagtgctccctcagacttcaccgagatggtgaatatgggaatgagactggaagaaggggtccgtgaaggacgtttaactcgagatgaaggctcttcggaaaagagatatggaagctttgcgaagaaggagggagaggcacatgctgtgtcttcccatgtcaagagaagaccctatgtgaagaggaagattgctcgcccagtcaataaccaacatcaggtggctcatatagcacctgttttcagggaagctcaacattatcaacaaccactaactcagcaatatcaacaacaacaacagcgtccacaacagcaggcctaccagcctcgaaacaacaacaacaatgccaacaccaactacgagaggaagagggtcacctttgatccaattccgatgacttatgttgaactctatccatctctgattgataaaaagttaatcactccgcgagaccctcccgctgtagctactaacccccagtggtggtacaagcctgagcttcattgtgtgtatcattccggtgctcccggacacgacgtagagaactgttatcccctgaagaccaaggtgcaagaccttgtgagaagtgggattttgtttttcgaggacgtgggtccgaacgtgaagaagaacccattgcccgagcatgggaagtctgttaatatggtccaggactgtcctggcaagtacaaagttaaatatgtcagccatatccgacaatcattggttgagttgcatcgcttgttgtgtgattatagccattatgagcatgaccacgatagatgcagagtctgttctgttaatgagagaggatgtcgccaggtgcgcagagatgttcaagagatgttggacgaaggagtcattgagatccttcagaacagaaatgttgacgaagatgctcccgaagtcaacgtaatttctccagttttccggatacctgagcctgttgtgatcaagtatgatggtagcaagcagaaggctgctcctgctctgactatcaagccagccggacctATACCATACTCCTCCGAGAAAGCAGCTCCTTATCGCTATAATGTTGTAGCagtagaagatgggaaagagtTGCCCTTGCCCTCTTCgtctgttgttaatattgctgacgtcagtgggttgacccgcagcggtcgtgtattcTCAACTCCGTCAAAGCCTCAAGGTGAggctcgaggaagtgttgatgctaattttgttgaacgcccgattgggaatgttgtgagcGCTCCGAATCCGGTacttgctgttaaaccctcctctacgttgaaaacttctgcttctgctggcccgagtggcaatacaaaagaagattgtgatgagatgctaaggctcatcaagagaagcgagtacaacgttgtagaccagctcctacaaacgccatccaaaatatctgtgttatccttgctattgaattcagaaccacaccgagaagctctgcagaaggtgttggatgtggcgtacgtggatcacgacgtcacgatagaacagtttgatagtattgttgcaaacatcaccgcttgtaacaatttgagtttttgtgacgctgatctccccgaggagggaagagaccacaacttggcattacatatatctatgagctgcaaggatgatgccatgtctaatgtgttggtagacactgggtcatcgttgaatgtattgccgaagaccactctcgcgaagttatcatatcaggggcctcccatgaggcagagtggagtagttgtgaaggctttcgatgggtctcacaaaactgtgatttga